GAAAAATCAATCGATTTTTTATAGAAACCAAATCGAAaatttccaataaaaataaattcaaagctaaaaaaaataactggGCCGGATAAAATATCTAATCGACCCGAGACAATTGAGCCTAAACTTTTGGGCTAACTCGAACATAAAAATTTTACGTTTCAAGCGGATCCAATTTGAAGATGTTTTTCTTGAGATTTAGGtgatagaaaattagaaattaagcgaagttaaaataaatcataaattataataattattttattttattaatactcgctaatatattatgaaaatttcaagttatGATGATCAACAAAAAAGATAAGCAATCgaatcaaatattaaatatctGGCATAATataactacttttttttactattaacTTTAAGATTTTGTATGTGTAATGTAAATATTGGGTATATATGTGATTGCCGATAAATTTGGCACTTTCCATAATTACTTTAATGccttaattttgaaaacattAAATATGTTTCCATAACTTATGTATAGAGTTAGAATTGGAATTCACATGTCAAAAATGTAGATCAGATTGGATTGTCACCTTGGTAAATCACTATATCACTATGACACTTATTATCAAGCAAATACATgaactttcaatattttctaatttcttcctctaaactttttttttcctactttaaatacatgaactataatgattattttcatttaatgttttattttgttattgacCATGATTATGAAGAATTTGCacatacatttaattttgattatacgacttttaaaatttaaatggcgttttaaaaaaagttatgaattattatttataaaagttcttttccatatatattttaataaatataaattaatgtctttaatttaaaaagtattgATTGGACATAAAATGTTTTAGAAAAAATCTATCTATaggggaaaaataaaaaaaattccaaaagtTTGTGTATTTCCAGACAAATTATCTTTCTATATTCAAACGATATCGTTTTATCGCTCACTGTTTATTTCTAGTTGACATTTTTGACGAACACGTCAACTTCaatgtaaagaaaatttatttcttagaGATAGCTTCCGTTAAGGTTGAAGATTcgaataaatgaaataaaagttCATTTAGGctaatttcttttaatacTACTAGCATTGCTCCTTTTCCAATTTGCATTTATATTGTAGGATTTATTAATTGACGAGGTAAATGCGTAACCGAAAGACTTTTGCTTTTCATAATTGTTGCCAATAAACgaataaaattgtaaacttTTTCCagttttttatggaaattaaatgaaattgaaatgaaatttggaGTCCGGTGTACATATATGCAAAGCGAGTACACTGATAGTCTGCAACTgcgaggaagaagagaagggGGGAGAGACTGTCCTTTTAAGCTTGTCGAACAAGTCGAATCCTCTCTCAGTCTCTCTCATTTTCCCCCACACTGATTTCGTTCCGTCGCGCGATCGCCTGCCCTAGGtgatttctctcttcatttccGCGGTTTGCTTTCGGAATTCTCCACATTTTTCTGCTTTAATTGTTGCAATTTCCGTCCGATTGTTGGCCTGCATTTGCCTATTTTCAATCTGCAACTATACAATTGCTGTATAGTCTGTGCCATCGTGTAATGTAACTGACTGGCCTGTGCTTAGTAAGTACGCCATGGAAAATGCAGATTATTTCTTCGCCTACCCTAGGGCGCTAGTTTATCGGATGTTCTTTAAGTTGAATAACTTCAATGATTGTATATCGTGATGTTCTTTTCAGCATCTGCGTGTTTTCTGTGTGAGGTGTTGATGCTATgtaattttactttgttttgtCTTTGTCATTCTATGTTTATCACGGAGGAGCATGGTGTAGTCTTATTTCCTTTCCATGTCATGCGAATGCTTCGATTTTTTAGTGCCTATGGAAGTTTACAATATATGCAGAATTGGaactatgattttttttgttgtaagCATTATTCTGTGATGTTGATGTATTATCAGTTATTATGCATAATGCCTCATGTTTTGCAATGTTTTTTCATCACAAGCATTTTTTCTTGGTCATATCTTGGAGATGAATGGGTAAATGCTAAGCAAATTGTCAGCCCCTATGTATTTCATACCATAATATTTAACTGTCTTTCTTGGTGTTAAGTAATATCCTCATGTTTTTTGCATCTTCTGGAAAGTTATGCTTACTCCCTCTTATTGATTGTTGTGGTCATTTTGAATTCAGACATGAGCTCAAGGAAAGGGGTTGGGTATCCTTCTGGCACAGATCCATCTGTCAAGGGTAAAAGCATTGATCAATTATCCAGTGGTGTTTCGGATTTGAATGTAAATCCTACAGAAGACGATGGATGGGTAGAATACGGAAAGAAATCAAagaacaagaacaagaacACTGTTCCGAAGCAGTGGGCTCCTCATCATTCCACCCCAAAGGCATGGGGTCAAGCTGATACCTTGCAAAAACTTGGTATGCGAAATGGTGGAGGGATTGGACAGGGCTCCGGTCAACAACAATATGGTGGCAGAGGGCATACTAAGCAACCTAACCACAACCATAATGACTATGTTGCAGCTCCTACAGGAATCCCCCCTCCTCTAAAAAATGGATGGGGACGGAACGCTGGTGCGGCTCACAATCAAAATGTGCAAGCAGCTAATAATCAGGTCTTTCAGAGTAATGAAGTTGTTgacgacgatgatgatgatgatgagtcAGATGGCATGGATGACTCAGATGATGAGCTTATGAGCGATGACTTTGATTCAGATGAAAGCCAGAAAAGCCATGAGACTAGAAAGAAGAATAAGTGGTTTAAGGAGCTTTTTCATTGTCTGGATAATTTAACTGTTGAGCAGATTAATGAGCCTGAAAGACAGTGGCATTGCCCAGCATGCCAAGGAGGTCCCGGAGCTATAGACTGGTATCGTGGCTTGCAACCCCTGATTACACACGCTAAAACTAAAAGATCCAAAAGGGTGAAGCTCCACAGAGAGCTTGCTCTAATCCTAGATGAGGAACTTAAAAGAAGGGGAACATCAGCAGTGCCAGCTGGTGAGATATTTGGCAAATGGAAAGGTCTGGAGGAAAGAGCTGATAAAGAAATAGTCTGGCCTCCCATGGTGGTAATTTTGAATACCAAGCATGACAAAGATGACAATGACAAAGTATGAAATTCTTGTGGAAGTTTGTATTTCATTAgtatttttgcaaatttatttaattgatggTACACTAAATCCTTATCTATTGCAAACTTCATTTTACAGTGGATTGGCATGGGTAATCAAGAGTTGCTTGATTATTTCAGTGACTATTCTGCAGTAAAGGCACGTCATTCTTATGGACCACATGGGCATCGTGGCATCAGTATATTGATTTTTGAGGCCTCCGCAGTGGGATATGCAGAGGCCGAACGCTTGAGCAAGCATTTCGAAGCCAATTCCCGAGATAGGAATGCATGGCATAGAAATAAGGTTCCGTTCTACCCTGGTGGCCAGCGTCAACTTTATGGGTACATGGCAGAAAAACCCGACATGGAGAGCTTTAATCAACATTCTCAAGGTGTTCTATCTTTTTGTGTGGGTAGATTGTGATGTGCTTGAAATGTTTTTCTTTCATGCCACTCTTGCTGACATGATTTGTTTGTTACTTTCTCATTGGTTATGATCGATAATTAATAATCTTAAATGCTTAGGTAAATCCAAATTGAAGTATGAGTTGCGATCTTATCAAGAGATGGTCGTGAAGCAGATGAAGCAGATGAGTGATGACAATCAGCAGCTCATGTGGTTTAAGAACAAAGTGGTCAATGAACAGAGGAGCAAGAAAGCCCTTGAGGAGTCTTTTGGAGTACTGAGTGAAAAGTTGCGAAAGACTATGGTAGAGAATCAAGTAGTGAAGCTGAGGACCCAGAAGCATCATGAACAAAACAGAGAAGAGGTATGTTCAAAGTTTGATAAATGCCGCAAGGCAGGATAACTGAACAGTTGTGTCTAGTGGAAATTTTAATCTCTCTggattaagaaatttaataaagtaatcaGTTTTTCTCTTGAGTGAAACTGTTTATCGACACCTGACCTACTTCAGTTGGTGTTTCTATAATCTACATAAATGAAGTCACTGAAGCAAGAACGGTCAGTAATACAATCACCTCTGATGGATTTCTTAAGTATCAGAAGAATTATACAAAGTATATAttcttgataaatttattgaagtctatttaataatattgtttgatCCGTATGAccattaaatacaaatattgcTTTGGGGAGCTACATTTTACCTTAGGTTACACCCAATTGATTGTTCTTTAGTTTACAGCTCTTAATTAACTTGTGGTAAGATGAGAAAGTTTATCGCGATAATTGTGTAACTTCCTATGAAAAATCCATCTTTTGCCTCCAAATGGCAGGTAGAAAGTGGGACTTGAAAAGGGGGAGAAACATTCTTTTAGTGATTTCGTACTGAGGAAATTTCTTGTTCCAAACATTTACATCCAGTTTTATTTCCTGTGGTCCTAGTCAAATTGTTCAAGTCTAAAATTTTCTGGGCATTAACATTTTACCCACACAGATAGATTGTATCTATAAGGTTGAATCGAGTTGGAAGTTGttctattttatatagaaGTAACCTTTGGGTGCTGTCGAGCTTCATTTTTGCCTAGAACAAAGTAACATCAGTTGAGCTTCATTTTCTTAACCctgtgtgtttttatttattaacttATATGATATCTTAATTCTTAAGTTTGCTATAGTTGCTTGCACACGCacttattttactttgttcTGAACTTAGATGGACAGTCAGGAGCAATTTTACAAAGAACAGATCCAGCAGCTGTATGATGCTCGAAATGAGAAAGaggaaaattttgagaaaatacaGCAACACGAACGTGAAAAAGTAACTCAGTCTGAGGCTGGTGTTGCTTCTGCTGAAGAAAGGGCACGCAGGTAAATATTGTGCATTCTGAGTTGTCTGCcttaagaatttattttttcttgtcCAATAACTTCAGTTTGTTTATATCAATTAAACTGCTGTTTAATTCACCTCATGAGTATTTGTGTTACTTTACATTGTACTATTTCTTGTCTTTGATTGTTTTAGCACATGCTCAAGTTCCACATTAGTTTATTGATATAAccattcaagaaaacatttgaCGAATCTTGATAATTTGCTTTTAGGCGTGAAGAAA
The genomic region above belongs to Salvia hispanica cultivar TCC Black 2014 chromosome 3, UniMelb_Shisp_WGS_1.0, whole genome shotgun sequence and contains:
- the LOC125212819 gene encoding protein SUPPRESSOR OF GENE SILENCING 3, whose protein sequence is MSSRKGVGYPSGTDPSVKGKSIDQLSSGVSDLNVNPTEDDGWVEYGKKSKNKNKNTVPKQWAPHHSTPKAWGQADTLQKLGMRNGGGIGQGSGQQQYGGRGHTKQPNHNHNDYVAAPTGIPPPLKNGWGRNAGAAHNQNVQAANNQVFQSNEVVDDDDDDDESDGMDDSDDELMSDDFDSDESQKSHETRKKNKWFKELFHCLDNLTVEQINEPERQWHCPACQGGPGAIDWYRGLQPLITHAKTKRSKRVKLHRELALILDEELKRRGTSAVPAGEIFGKWKGLEERADKEIVWPPMVVILNTKHDKDDNDKWIGMGNQELLDYFSDYSAVKARHSYGPHGHRGISILIFEASAVGYAEAERLSKHFEANSRDRNAWHRNKVPFYPGGQRQLYGYMAEKPDMESFNQHSQGKSKLKYELRSYQEMVVKQMKQMSDDNQQLMWFKNKVVNEQRSKKALEESFGVLSEKLRKTMVENQVVKLRTQKHHEQNREEMDSQEQFYKEQIQQLYDARNEKEENFEKIQQHEREKVTQSEAGVASAEERARRREENSRLIQLQDKGLDEYISKRDKLVKAHEERILELKRKLWAEEMALEKKFDEEFNKLIAEYSPAESK